Within the Deltaproteobacteria bacterium genome, the region AGGGGTAAAGGCGGCGGTGTGCAGCTGGCTCACTCCCTGGACGAGGTGGAGAAGGCAGCTGGCCAGATTCTGGGCATGACCCTGGTTACCCATCAGACCGGCCCTGAGGGCAAACTGGTGCGCAAGGTGCTGGTGGAGGAGGGGCTGGATATTGCCAAAGAGCTCTACCTCGGCATTGTGCCGGACAGGAGCAGCGCTACTCTGGTGATCATGGCCAGTGAGGCTGGCGGTATGGAGATCGAAGAGGTGGCGGCAGCAGCCCCGGAGAAGATCATCAAGCAGCAGGTGAAGCCGGACCGTGGTCTGCAGTCCTTTCAGGCCAGGACGCTCGCTTATGGCCTGAATCTGCAGCCGGCTCTGGTGAAGCAATTCATACCCATGGTCAGCAGGCTTTTCGATCTATTTGTGCAGTACGACTGTTCCCTGGTGGAAATAAATCCGCTGGTGATCACCAGTGACGACAAGCTCATTGCTCTCGATGCCAAAATGAACTTCGATGACAACGGCCTGTATCGTCATCAGGATATTGTCGCCTACAGGGATCTGGATGAAGAGGATCCGCAGGAGGTGGAGGCATCCAGGTACAATCTCAATTACATCAGGCTGGACGGCAACATAGGCAACATGGTGAATGGCGCTGGTCTGGCCATGGCCACCATGGATATCATCAAGCTTGCCGGGGCCGAGCCGGCCAACTTCCTCGATGTGGGCGGCGGAGCCAGCGCAGAAATGGTGGAAAACGGCTTTCGCATCATCCTGAGCGACAAGAATGTCAAAGGAGTGCTCATCAACATATTTGGAGGCATACTGCGCTGTGACGTACTGGCCAGCGGGGTGGTGGAAGCGGCGAAAAAGGTGGGTATCACAGTGCCAGTGGTGATCCGCATGGAGGGCACAAACGTGGATGAAGGCCGGAAAATCCTCGAAGAGTCCGGCCTGGACTTGAATGTTGCCGAGGACGTCTGGCAGGCAGCTGCCAAGGTGGCCGAGATAGCCCGGGCCTAGTGTTCAACTCGCGGCTGGCCCGGTTGTTCAGCCGCCACTGCAAGTTGGGCTCGCGGGCAACTGCATCCCGCAGGCAAGGATATATGGAGAGATCGAGAGGTTCACTATGAGTATACTTGTTGATGAACAGACGCGCTTGCTCGTCCAGGGAATTACCGGCAGGGAAGGGCAGTTTCACACCCGCCAGTGCGTGGCCTACGGCACCAGAGTGGTGGCCGGGGTTACTCCAGGCAAGGGGGGCCAGCTCATGGATGACATTCCCGTGTTCAATACGGTAGAGCAGGCTTGCCGGGAGACGGGCGCCAATGCCAGTATGATCTTTGTACCACCTGCCTTTGCAGCCGACGCCATTATGGAGGCGGCGGCTGCCGGCGTACCGTTGATTGTTGCCATTACTGAAGGGATACCTGTTCTGGACATGATGAAGGCCTATCACTTTGTCAAAGAAGCAGGTTCTTGTCTAATAGGGCCGAACTGCCCCGGGATTATTTCCCCAGGCAAGTGCAAGGTGGGCATCATGCCCGGGCCGATCCACAAGCAGGGCTCCATAGGCGTGATTTCTCGCAGCGGCACCCTCACCTACGAGGTGGTTGATCAGCTCACCAAGAACAATGTGGGCCAGAGCACTTGCCTGGGTATTGGCGGCGATCCCATTATTGGCACCTCTTTTATTGATGCCCTCAAACTGATGGAAGCAGATCCCGATACCAGCGGCATGGTGATGGTTGGCGAGATTGGCGGTTCTGCAGAGGAGGATGCCGCAGAGTTCATTACCCGGGAGGTGAGCAAGCCGGTTGTCGGCTTCGTGGCAGGTCTGACAGCGCCGCCCGGTCGTCGCATGGGGCATGCGGGCGCCATCATCAGCGGCTCCAGCGGCACAGCCCAGGCCAAGATCGATGCCATGGAAGCGGCAGGCATCACCGTGGTGAGGAATCTCGGCCAGCTGGGCACGACGGCCCGCGAGGTGTTTGGCTAAGCAGTTATCGGTTATCGGTTGATGGCAAAATGAAAGTACACCTGATAAACAATATCGTCAACCAGGCGTGACAGGGGATTGCAGACACGGCAACGAATTGGTAGCCGCAGGCTTTAGCCTGCGTTGCCCTGTGTTGTTATCTATTTCGGCAAGCAATTGCGCTATGGCGTCATTGTAGTACTGGCCGCTGGTGCAGCCTTTCCCCTTTTCCCTCGCCGACATTGAGATGGCTGAGGATTCACCGGTAAGCCGTGAGGGCAGCACCATTGCGTTGTTGGAGTAATTTGCAATGAAACAGTACGTGATCGATCAGTTGCGCGAAAGTGACTTTCATGCTCTCGAGAATCACCTGGACCATCATGCGGAGCAGGGAGATCTCCCGGGCATTTATTGGGTGCCAATTCCTGAGCTGCTCTACGAGGCGGTTCAGCGGGAACACAGCAGTTGCCAACCATTCTATTTTGCCATCAATCTGCATAGAAACTCTATCAGCTTTGAGTTGCTGGTGCGCACGCGGCAGCGGCTGCGGTGCAGCTGCATTCAGTACGCCAGCCAGAGGCAACGGCAGCACATTATGGACTATGCAGACGACCTTTTCGATGAGCTCAATTTGAAGACCTAGCTACTTTTGTCAACTGATGAGAAGGCGGTCAGCAGCAGGGGTGAATGGCAAAATAAAGGTGCACTCCCGTCACTGTACATTCGGTAGCCGCAACCTTCAGGTTGCGTATGTGGCGATCAATACATTACATCTTGCCGCCAATTATGCCCCATGAATCGATGGGCGGACCGGCCAACGCAGTCTGAAGCCTGCGCCTACGGACCTGTTGCCGTGATATCTACCAGCAAGTAGTAATATTGCCCCAGCCAAAGGCGAAAGCCTCACAGCCTCCCAGCCTAAACTCCCCGCGCCAAATAAATAACTTGATAAGGCGGCGCAGCCGCCTGCCCTGTGCCCTGCGCCCTGCGCCCTGCGCCAAAAAAATAACTTGATAAGGCGGCGCAGCCGCCTGCCCTGCGCCCTGCGCCCTGCGCCCTGCGCCAAAAAAATAACGCCAAATAAATAACTTGATAAGGCGGCGCAGCCGCCTGCCCTGTGCCCTGCGCCCTGCGCCCTGCGCCCTGCGCCAAAAAAATAACCATAACCAATAACCGAAAACCCGAAGTGTTTTTGCTGGATTTCGCAATAACCATTCGCTAGAATGCTGGAAGCCCAAGGCCGGACACTGCCAGGATTACGCAGGGAGCAGTCTGCTCTGTGTTCTCAGGGAAAGTTGCGCAAGGTCATGGCTTTCCCGGGAAAAGGCGAGCCGACGATCAAGCAGGGATGTGGTGGGTGAGTGAGCAGAATCCTTCAGACAACGGCTTACTTCAGCTGGTGCAGGTGAATGCTCCTTTTGATCTCCTGGTTGAAAAATACCTGGATGTCTTCCTCTACCACCGAGTCAATCCAGAGATTGGCTTCAGCGCAGCAGTCCTTGATGAGGTGGACCACAAACGTTTGCAATTTGTGGCGGACCTGCTGGCCCGGCATGGGCTGACAACCACGGTGCACGGCCCCTTCATGGATCTGGCGCCCGGTGGCCTGGATGAAGAGGTCAGGCAGGTAAGCCGCCGCCGGTTCCATCGTCTCCTGGACCTGGCTCCCATTTTCGAGCCAAAGGCGATCGTCTTCCATGCCGGCTACGATGACCGTCGATATCACGAACACCGCAGCCGCTGGCTGGAAAACAGCATCACTACCTGGGAGCCCCTGGTGGCAAGAGCCGAAAAACTTCGAGTCCCCATTCAGCTGGAAAACACTTATGAGGAGACTCCGGAGATGATTCTGGCGGTTTTGGAAAAGATATCTTCAGACTATTTTGGTTTTTGTTTCGATATTGGACACCAGCATGTCTTTGCCAGAGCTCCCCTGGCGGAATGGTTGGATTGTCTGGGAGACTACCTCGGCCATGTTCATCTTCACGACAATGATGGCCGCTGTGATTCTCACCAGGCCATAGGAGACGGCAGTGCACCTTTCCATGAACTTTTTCAGTACCTTGGCAACAACAACAGGCGGCCGGTCATAACCCTGGAACCACACGCAGAGGAGAACCTCTGGCTCAGCCTGCAAAGTCTGAGAGAACTCTGGCCATGGGAGCTTACAGGTCCAGCATAGAGACTCTGGGACCTGAGGTTCCACAAAACAGAAGTGGGTTCAGGGCAGATCTGGACCACAGATGTCACAGCCGCTGGATCGTGATGGAGAGAGCTGCAGAAAGTGGACGGGGGGATAGGAATGAAAGCGTTGGTGGAATACATTGTCAAGGCGCTGGTGGATCATCCAGAGCAGATCCTCATAGCCGAAAGAAGCGGACGCAACACCATAATTATAGAACTGGCGGTGGCCAAAGACGATATAGGCAAGGTTATCGGCAAAGATGGCCGGACAATCAATGCCATACGCACCATAGTCAATGCCGCTGGCGCCAGCCAGAAAAAGAGGGTTGTGCTGGAAGTAATGGGTTAAAATGTAGATGACTGTGGCTGGGAGACGGATGGTACAGAAGCCTGGCGAAGCCGAAAAGAGATTATTTTGTCAGGCCCAGCCGTTTTTGCTGTCTATGGAAAAACAGTGATAATGACGCGAGCACGAGCTGCCCTGGTCTGCGGCTACGAAAAATCGTGCGGAGAAGAACCTCTGTAAAGGTGGTAAGGAGAGAGCATTATGGCGAAGAAGTACAGGGAAGTGCCAGTAGCTGAACTTGCAGCCCGCATCGACCCCAAGGAACTCGGTTTCGAAACCACAGATAGCCTCTGTCCTCCTGAAGAAGGTGTGGTGGCGCAAGACAGAGCAATTCAGGCCATCAAGTTCGGCATGGGTATGAAAGACATTGATTACAATGTTTTTGTGGCTGGCGAGCCCAAGACCGGCCTCACCTATCTGGCCCGCACCTTTCTGGAAAAGACAGCCAAAGACGAACCCACGCCTCCGGACTGGTGTTATGTGTACAACTTCAAGGAACCGGACAGTCCCAAAGCACTCAGTCTGTCTGCTGGGCGGGGCAAGGAATTGAAGAAGAGTATGGAGCAATTTGTCCATACTCTCCAGGCAAAAATTCCCGAAGTGTTCGACAGCGATGATTACCGGGCCAAAGAGGCCGAGGTGCACCAGGCATTTGAAAAGAAACGGCGGGAACTCATCGACGAACTGGCTGCCAAGGCGAAAGAAGAGGGTTTCATTCTGCAGTTTTCCCAGGTGGGAATGGTGATCGTTCCAGCCAGGGAAGACGGCCAGCCAATGTCTCAGGAAGATCTCAGCCAGCTGCCCGACGAGGAGAAAAAGAGTCTGCGGGAAAAGAGCGATCAACTACAGAAGGAGATGAGCGAGGCCATCAAGGAGATTCGCAAGGCGGAGGCTGCCTTTCGCGAGAAGCACAGCAAGCTGGATGCAGAAATCGCCATGTACGTGGTGGGCCATCTCATGGAGACTCTGGAAGAACAGTTCAAAGAAGAAAAGGATGTGCTCGAATATCTCAAGGAGGTGCAGGAAGATATTCTTGAAAATATCGACGACTTCAAGAAAAAGCCCGAGCAGCAACAGCAGCAGCCAGCTCCGTTTCCACAGCCCCCCAAGGAAGTTACCATGCGCAAGTACGATGTCAATGTATTGATCGACAACTCGGAAACCAGGGGGGCGCCGGTAATCATCGAGTCCAATCCCAGCTATCCCAATCTTTTCGGCAGCATTGAGCGGCAGGCCTATTTTGGGGCTCTGTTCACCGATTTTACCATGATAAAGCCCGGGGCGCTGCACAAGGCCAACGGCGGCTACCTGGTGATGAAAGCCCTGGACCTGCTCAAGTACTGGATTTCCTGGGAAGCTCTCAAGAGAGCCGTAAAAGACGGTGAAATAAAGATTGAAGACCTCGGTGAACTGTATGGCATATTCAGCACCCGCACCTTGAAGCCGACGCCAATCCCGCTCAAAGTAAAGCTGGTGCTGACCGGCGACGCCTATCTATACCAGCTGCTTTACACCTATGACGATCGTTTTCCGAAGATGTTCAAGGTGAAGGCCCACCTGGACACTGAAGTTGATCACACCGCTGATATGTTGAAGCAGTGTGCCTGCGTCATGTCCAAGTTCTGCGGTGAGCAGAAGCTCCGCCATGTCACCAGCGATGGAGTGGCCAGAGTGCTCGAGCACAGCATGGAACTCACCGGTGACAGGGAGAAGCTCACTCTGAAACTGGGCGATGTCAGCGACCTGCTCAAAGAGGCCAATTATTATGCTGGACTCGATGGCGCCGAGTTCATAAACCGCAGCCACGTGCAGACAGCCATCGACAACAAGATATACCGGGCCAATCTGTATGAAGAGAAGGTGCAGGAGCTGGTCAAGAAAGATATTTTCTGGGTGGAGACTGACGGCTACAAGGTAGGCCAGGTAAATGGCCTGTCCATTCTGCAAACAGGCGACCACGTGTTCGGCAAACCGAGCCGCATTACGGCCACGATCGCCCTGGGCAAGGAAGGGATAGTGGATATCGACCGGGAGGCGAAACTGAGCGGCAATATTCACACCAAAGGCGTCATGATCCTCACCTCTTTCCTTCGGGAGAAGTTTGCCCAGGACAAGCCGCTGAGCCTGTCGGCGAGTCTCTGTTTCGAGCAGAGCTACGGCATGATTGATGGCGACAGTGCTTCCAGC harbors:
- the sucC gene encoding ADP-forming succinate--CoA ligase subunit beta, giving the protein MKIHEYQAKELFDKFQIPIPRGRLATDAAAARAIAEDLGTLPVVIKAQIHAGGRGKGGGVQLAHSLDEVEKAAGQILGMTLVTHQTGPEGKLVRKVLVEEGLDIAKELYLGIVPDRSSATLVIMASEAGGMEIEEVAAAAPEKIIKQQVKPDRGLQSFQARTLAYGLNLQPALVKQFIPMVSRLFDLFVQYDCSLVEINPLVITSDDKLIALDAKMNFDDNGLYRHQDIVAYRDLDEEDPQEVEASRYNLNYIRLDGNIGNMVNGAGLAMATMDIIKLAGAEPANFLDVGGGASAEMVENGFRIILSDKNVKGVLINIFGGILRCDVLASGVVEAAKKVGITVPVVIRMEGTNVDEGRKILEESGLDLNVAEDVWQAAAKVAEIARA
- the sucD gene encoding succinate--CoA ligase subunit alpha; this encodes MSILVDEQTRLLVQGITGREGQFHTRQCVAYGTRVVAGVTPGKGGQLMDDIPVFNTVEQACRETGANASMIFVPPAFAADAIMEAAAAGVPLIVAITEGIPVLDMMKAYHFVKEAGSCLIGPNCPGIISPGKCKVGIMPGPIHKQGSIGVISRSGTLTYEVVDQLTKNNVGQSTCLGIGGDPIIGTSFIDALKLMEADPDTSGMVMVGEIGGSAEEDAAEFITREVSKPVVGFVAGLTAPPGRRMGHAGAIISGSSGTAQAKIDAMEAAGITVVRNLGQLGTTAREVFG
- a CDS encoding KH domain-containing protein, whose protein sequence is MKALVEYIVKALVDHPEQILIAERSGRNTIIIELAVAKDDIGKVIGKDGRTINAIRTIVNAAGASQKKRVVLEVMG
- a CDS encoding AAA family ATPase encodes the protein MAKKYREVPVAELAARIDPKELGFETTDSLCPPEEGVVAQDRAIQAIKFGMGMKDIDYNVFVAGEPKTGLTYLARTFLEKTAKDEPTPPDWCYVYNFKEPDSPKALSLSAGRGKELKKSMEQFVHTLQAKIPEVFDSDDYRAKEAEVHQAFEKKRRELIDELAAKAKEEGFILQFSQVGMVIVPAREDGQPMSQEDLSQLPDEEKKSLREKSDQLQKEMSEAIKEIRKAEAAFREKHSKLDAEIAMYVVGHLMETLEEQFKEEKDVLEYLKEVQEDILENIDDFKKKPEQQQQQPAPFPQPPKEVTMRKYDVNVLIDNSETRGAPVIIESNPSYPNLFGSIERQAYFGALFTDFTMIKPGALHKANGGYLVMKALDLLKYWISWEALKRAVKDGEIKIEDLGELYGIFSTRTLKPTPIPLKVKLVLTGDAYLYQLLYTYDDRFPKMFKVKAHLDTEVDHTADMLKQCACVMSKFCGEQKLRHVTSDGVARVLEHSMELTGDREKLTLKLGDVSDLLKEANYYAGLDGAEFINRSHVQTAIDNKIYRANLYEEKVQELVKKDIFWVETDGYKVGQVNGLSILQTGDHVFGKPSRITATIALGKEGIVDIDREAKLSGNIHTKGVMILTSFLREKFAQDKPLSLSASLCFEQSYGMIDGDSASSTELYVLLSAISGVPIFQGIAVTGSVSQKGEIQPIGGVTRKIEGFFEICKHKGLTGAQGVLIPEKNVKNLMLKQEVVEAVEKGQFHIYPISTIEEGIEILTGVEAGVRQEDGTYPEGTVFRKVDDKLREMAEMAKEFGKGREEEEKKKNEEN
- a CDS encoding sugar phosphate isomerase/epimerase, whose product is MSEQNPSDNGLLQLVQVNAPFDLLVEKYLDVFLYHRVNPEIGFSAAVLDEVDHKRLQFVADLLARHGLTTTVHGPFMDLAPGGLDEEVRQVSRRRFHRLLDLAPIFEPKAIVFHAGYDDRRYHEHRSRWLENSITTWEPLVARAEKLRVPIQLENTYEETPEMILAVLEKISSDYFGFCFDIGHQHVFARAPLAEWLDCLGDYLGHVHLHDNDGRCDSHQAIGDGSAPFHELFQYLGNNNRRPVITLEPHAEENLWLSLQSLRELWPWELTGPA